The nucleotide sequence GCGACGCAGCTTGCGCATCGTCAAATCGGAGAAGAAACACTCCACTTGGTTTAGCCATGAGGAATAGGTGGGAGTGAAATGCAGCTGCCAGCGTGGATGGCGAGCAAGCCACGCTTTGACTGCTGCAGTGCGATGCGTGGCATAGTTGTCGAGAATGGCGTGTATTTTCAACCCTCTAGGCACCTGCCTCTCAACAGTGCGCAAGAAGCTCAGAAACTCCTGCTGTGTGTGCTTTCGATGTGTTTTGCCGATGACTTCACCGGTGGCCACATTGAGCGCAGCAAACAGTGAGGTGGTGCCATGGCGGAAATACTCGCAGGCTGACCGCTCGGGGGTGCCTCCGAGCAGAGGTCATATGGGTTGTGTTCGTTCCAGCGCTTGGCACTGGCTTTTTTCGTCCAGGCAAAGGACCACGGTATTCTGCGGCGGGCTCATAGACAAACCCACCACATCACGCACTTTGTCCACAAACTCCGGATCGGTGGAGAACTGAAAGTGCTCGTGGCGGTGCGGCTGTAGTCCGAAGGCCTTCCAGACCCGGGCTATGCTGTCGTGAGAGAAGCCGAGCTTGCTGGCGAGCGAACGGGTGCTCCAATGCGTGGCGTTTTTGGGGCGCTTTTCCAACGTCGTGCGCACCACTTCGGCCACTTGAGCATCGGTGATGCTACGCGGGGTTCCGCTGCGAGGCTGGTCAAGCAGCCCGCTCAATCGGTCTTGCACAAAGCGCTTTCGCCAGCGGCCAACACTTAGGGACGAAATGCCCGTCTGTTCGGCCACTTTATAATTGGGTATCCCTTGGGCACATAATAAAATGACATGTGCACGCTGCACATTGCTATGAGCCGCAGTGCGCTGACGCACCGTTTTTTCTAGCTCTGCCTTCTCTTTCGCACTCAAAACCAGCGGTGGAATCGGGCGTCCAGGTTTCATTCCAACCTGCCATCATACTTGCATCTATTATCAATAAAACTTGTCTGATAGCACGCTAGAGTGGTAATCTGCTACTGGCCAATAATGGCTATAAACGAAAATAGAGTGGATGAAGGAGCAGTTAATAGCGCAGTAGATCCCTCAAGGCAGCAGTGATGCTGTTCGTGGTTGGGCGATGGCTCTTCCAAAGGTTCGGGTGATACGGGATCGGTGTATCTTTCGCATTCAGACGCATCGGCGGGGCATCCAGCATGTGAAAGGCTTCACTGCTGACACGGGCGATGATTTCCGCGGTGACACCACCCCAGGGGAAGGATTCACCCACGGCGAGTAGGCGACCTGTGCGGGAGACGGAGGCTAGGATGGTATCGGTATCCATCGGCTTCACACTGCGCAGATCCACCACTTCGACCTGATAACCGTCCATTTGCAGCTCTTCGGCGGACTTCAGAGCTTCATGCAGCATCGCACTGTAAGTCACCACCGTGGCATCACGGCCAGGGCGTGCGATACGGGCTTTGCCGATGGGGGTCGCTTCACCGAAGCCCTCGGACTTCAGGTGATAGTAGAGAAACTTGTGCTCGCAGAAAATGACGGGGTCATTCAGCTTCACACTTTGCAGCAGCATCCAGTAGGCATCCTCCACCGTGGCGGGAGTGAGAATGACCACCCCAGGATAGTGCGCATAGATGCTCTCCATGCTCTGGCTGTGGAATGGACCGCTACCCGGGGTGCCACCCGATGGCATGCGAATGGTGATCGGGCAGGGGGTATTGGTGCGCCAGTAGAGCGTCGCAGCTTGGTTGACGATCTGGTTGAAGCCAACAGACGAGAAGTCTGCGAACTGCATTTCGATGATCGGGCGGGCCCCTTCCACGGCGGCTCCGACCGCCATGCCAATCATGGCATCTTCACTGATGGGGGAGTCGAACACACGGCCCGGGAATTCCCGGCTCAAGTTCTTGGTCGCTTTGAAAGCTCCCCCGAAGGTGCTGATGTCCTGACCGTAGAGAAAGACGTTTGGATCGGCGCGAAGGGCCTCATACTGAGCTTCGCGAATGGCTTCGAGATAGGTAATACTCATCCGTGCTGTCCTTCTATCAGCTCGTGGGTGGAGAGGGCGCGCCAAGTCTCGCGATAGGGATCGGGAGCGGGTTCTTTACTGGCGATTGCCTGGGCGGCGTCCACTTCACGCCGGGCTTCTTCTTCCCAAGTCTGGAGATCTGTTTCGCTAGCCCAGCCAAGTTTCAGGGCCTGTTTTTTAGCCACCTCAATGCAATCTCGTCCCTCGTGCTGATGCTTTATCGTATCGGGGATGTAGGAGGCGTCATCGTGCTCACCATGACCGCCCAAGCGCAGAAGCCTGCCGACGACCATCTGCGGGCCATGCCCAGCGCGTGCGCGGGCAAAGGCTTTTTTGAAGGTCGCAATACAAGCCAAGAGGTCGGTGCCATCGACGCTGTAACCTTCAGCACCGTAACCCCGTGCGCGATCCACAAGATCTTCACAGGCATATTGGCGAGTGGTGGGGGTGGAGTAGGCAAATTGGTTGTTGGCGACGCTGATGACCAGTGGAAGCTTTTCTACAGCAGCCATGTTGAGGCCCTCATGGAAAGCGCCGGTGGAGGTGCCGCCATCACCAATGCTGGTGGCACCCGCACAATCTCCGAGCGTGCCCCGGAGACGACGGGCAAAGAGTGCCCCAGCAACGACGGAAACGAGGCTACCCAGGTGGGAAATCATGGCCATGTAGCCTTCCTGAGGGCGTCCACGGTGGATGTTGCCATCCCGACCACGCATGGGGCCGGTGACGGCACCGAGGTGAGTCCGCACACAGTCGAGGATCGGCTCGCCGTAGGCAATGCGCCCAGCTTGGTCACGAATGAGCGGACCGTAGATGTCCTTGCCGAGGCGAATATTGATCCCAGCGGAAGCGCTGAAGGCTTCCTGACCACGGCCGAGATAAACACCGCCGACGATGCGGCCGCCCGCACGGTAGAGGCTGCCGAGTTTTTCCTCCAGGGTGCGGGAGAGGATCATGCAGCGCAGGGCTTTGAGAAAGTCTTC is from Prosthecobacter debontii and encodes:
- a CDS encoding thiamine pyrophosphate-dependent dehydrogenase E1 component subunit alpha; its protein translation is MPATSTLSSPEVATSADLREDFLKALRCMILSRTLEEKLGSLYRAGGRIVGGVYLGRGQEAFSASAGINIRLGKDIYGPLIRDQAGRIAYGEPILDCVRTHLGAVTGPMRGRDGNIHRGRPQEGYMAMISHLGSLVSVVAGALFARRLRGTLGDCAGATSIGDGGTSTGAFHEGLNMAAVEKLPLVISVANNQFAYSTPTTRQYACEDLVDRARGYGAEGYSVDGTDLLACIATFKKAFARARAGHGPQMVVGRLLRLGGHGEHDDASYIPDTIKHQHEGRDCIEVAKKQALKLGWASETDLQTWEEEARREVDAAQAIASKEPAPDPYRETWRALSTHELIEGQHG
- a CDS encoding alpha-ketoacid dehydrogenase subunit beta — encoded protein: MSITYLEAIREAQYEALRADPNVFLYGQDISTFGGAFKATKNLSREFPGRVFDSPISEDAMIGMAVGAAVEGARPIIEMQFADFSSVGFNQIVNQAATLYWRTNTPCPITIRMPSGGTPGSGPFHSQSMESIYAHYPGVVILTPATVEDAYWMLLQSVKLNDPVIFCEHKFLYYHLKSEGFGEATPIGKARIARPGRDATVVTYSAMLHEALKSAEELQMDGYQVEVVDLRSVKPMDTDTILASVSRTGRLLAVGESFPWGGVTAEIIARVSSEAFHMLDAPPMRLNAKDTPIPYHPNLWKSHRPTTNSITAALRDLLRY